The stretch of DNA GCAGCGTCTTCCGCGATCCCCCTCAATCCGAACAGCTGCGCAAGAAGCTCAAGGACGCCAAGGCAGCGGCAAACGACACCTGTTTCCCGAAGGCGCCGGGGAGCACCCGGGGCCAAGACGGGAAATAGCCGCGAGGACCTGCCCCGGCACGGCTTCGAACACGGCCCGCCGGTGCATCCCAGGGATTGAGGTGCACGACGGCGCAAACCTCATCTGAAATTCGGGGCAATGATGCGCAAACCATCCACTTCTCCGGCCAAATCCGCCTTGGAAACGCGCCCAGAGGCCAGCGCCCATAACGGGTCGTCTTCAAATACGTATAACGCATCCCGAGACAGTTCATTGCGGGACAGGGACAAAGCCAGATCGCGTCTGACGCGATCGATCTTGGCGTTATCGGCTCTGCCAAAGTAGCCTGCATTTACCGTCATTCCATTCCTGGCAGCGAAGTGCACCACAGGCACCCAATTGGCCGGCTCATTTTTCGGCAATAAGAGGGTGTAGACGAAAACATCATCCCGTGCGATATATTAGAGTTGCTTCCGATGATAAAAATGGATTTATTGTGGTATAAATATACCCATTAACAACAATCGAATGGTGTCAGTCAGTGATTTTTGAAAAGTTCATGGAAGAAACCAGCGAACGTACTGTCAGAGCCCTGATCGGAATGAACAAGGCTCAATTCGCCAAGCTCTACCCTATCTTTGAAGAGGCCTATGCGGAGATTCAGCAAGAACGTGTTAGGCAAGGCGAAATAAAACGGGTACAAAAAGGAGGTCATGTTGGCTATCTCGATCGGATGGATAAGAAGCTGTTCTTCATTTTGTATTACCTCAAGACCTACTGTACCTTCGATGTCCTGGGCTTTCATTTTGGCTTGAGTTCGGGGCATGCGCATCGACATGTGGAACAACTTCTGCCCGTGTTGCGGCGCAGCTTGGCGAAGCTCGATCTGCTGCCAGAGCGGGCGCTGACGACACCGGGAGAGATGATGAAACTGATTGAAAAACATGGCGATCTCATCATTGACGGAGTGGAATGCGGTTGCGTCAGGCCGCAGGATGACGATCAGCAAAAAGCCCGCTATAGCGGCAAAAAAAACGACATACGGTTAAAACCTTAGTCATTTCGACCCTTGAGCGGCAAATTCTATTCGTTGGAGGTATGGTGGCCGGCAGCGTTCATGATGATGCGCTGATGAAGCAACTGTTCGATCCTGCATTATCGTGGTTTGATGGCGCCGATGTCTGGTTGGATTTGGGGTTCTTTGGTGCCGCTGCCGATGATGGGAATAAAGCCAGAATTCACCTTCCTCACAAGAAACCCAGGACATCCAAGAACAATCCTCATGCCGCGTTGACAGTTCAACCAATACGAGAGAATAAAAAGCAAGCACGAACCCGAATCTCAGTCGAGCACTCCATTGGAGGAATGAAGACCTTTCACTGCTTGATGCATCGGATTAGAAACCGACTCAACATATTCATCGATGGGTTTTTCGGCCTTGCCGCTGGCCTTTGGAATCTAAAAATGTCTTTGTGATCATATGGTTATCATTGGAAGCAACCCTATTGAGAAGGGCATAGAATTATGCTAGTGTAGCGTCCCCTGACATAAATTTATAAATGTTATCATTGGCTGATGCGAAAGCCGATGACGATTGAACTGAGAGAGGGTGACCTTGCGATACTCACGCGTTGGGTAAAGAGTCGGGCGGTGGGCGATAAACCAACCTTACGGGCGCGTATCGTTCTGATGACGGCGGAGGGTTGTTCGACCCAGGAGATCATGGAGACGCTCAAGGTGAGCAATCCGACGCTGAATCTCTGGCGCCGGCGCTATCTGGAGTGCGGCATCGAGGGCTTGAAGAATGGGAAGACGCGCCCGTCGCGGGTGCCGCCTTTGCCGGTGGAAAAAGTCCAGGAAGTGCTGACCCTGACGCTGAGTGGAAAGCCAGCGGCAGCTACGCACTGGAGTTGCCGAACCTTGGCCGAGCAGGTGGGCATTTCGCGCATGGCGGTGCATCGCATCTGGCGGGAGCATCGGTTGAAGCCACACCGCGTCAAGGGTTTCAAGGTGTCGAACGATCCGCAATTTGAGGAGAAGCTGCGGGATGTCGTGGGACTGTATCTCGATCCACCGGAGAAGGCCATCGTGTTTTCCGTCGATGAGAAAAGCCAGATCCAGGCACTGGATCGCACGCAACCGGGCTTACCGATGAAGCCGGGCAAGAACGGCACCATGACGCACGACGATAAGCGCCACGGCACCACGACCTTGTTCGCGGCCCTCAATGTCCACGCGGGGACCGTCATCGGCGAATGCCTGCCCAAGCACCGCAACGATGAGTTTCTCAAATTTCTGAAGAAGCTCGATAAACTTACGGACAAGGCTTTGGGGGGTGCATGTGATCGTCGACAACTATGCCACGCATAAGCATCCCAACGTGAAAGATTGGCTGGGCAAGCATCCACGTTTTCATCTGCACTTTACGCCGACGTCAGCATCCTGGGTGAATCTGGTGGAGCGTTTCTTCCGCGACATCACCGAGGAACGCATCCGTCGTGGCGTCTTTCGTAGCGTTGAGGAACTGAAGACGGCCATCATGGAGTACCTGGAGCACCACCATGCCAATCCAAAGCCGTACCACTGGACTGCCAAGCCCGACGCGATTTTGGCAAAAGTCGCCAAAGCTAAGGAACCTCTGAACAAACCCTGCGGGTAAGCTATTCCTGCCCAGAACCCCTGAACGCGGAGCCCCGATGAAACAGACCACCTTCGCCTCCTTAGCCTTTGACCGGAAGAAGAAGCAGACCCGGCGTGAGAAGTTCCTGGCCGAGATGGAGCAGGCGGTGCCGTGGCCGGAGTTGCTGGCGGTGATCGAACCGCATTACCCGAAAGCGGGTCGGCGCGGTCGTCAACCGTACCCGTTGGCGACGATGCTCAGGCTTTACTTCCTCCAGCAATGGTATGCCTTGTCCGACCCGGGCCTGGAAGATGCCCTGTACGAGATCGAATCGATGCGGCGCTTTGCGGGTCTGGAGTTGGCCGATGACGCGCTGCCGGATGAAACCACGATCCTCAACTTCCGGCGCCTGCTGGAACGTCACGAGCTGACGGCGAAGTTGATGAACGCCATCAATGACGTGTTGGAAGCGCGAGGGTTGCTGCTCAAGGGGGGGGCACGATGGTGGATGCGACGATTATCCACGCCGCGCCATCGACGAAGAACAAAGCCAAGACCCGCGACCCCGAGATGCACCAGACCAAGAAGGGCCATCAGTGGTTCTTCGGCATGAAGGTGCACGTGGGAGCGGACGTTCACACCGGCGTCGCCCACACGGTCTCGGTGACACCGGCCCATGCCGCCGACATCAGCCAGTTGCCGAACCTGCTGCGCGAGGACGACCGGCTGATCCTCGGCGATGCCGGCTACGTCAACGACACCTATAAGCGCGCTGCGCGGCAGGCCGGGGTCGTGTGGGGCGTCGCCTTGAAAGCCCGTCCGAAACGGCGCTTGGGGGCTGCGCAGAAACGCCGCAATCGGCGAATGTCGTCGATCCGCAGCCGAGTCGAGCACCTTTTTCGGGTGATGAAGCGGCAGTTCGGCTACACCAAGACGCGCTACCGGGGTCTGGCTAAGAACGCCGCCCAGGTGTTGACCCTGATAGGGTTGACCCATCTTTACCTAAAGATGCGCGCATTGATGACCTGAGGGGCGAGGTGCGCCCGGCATCCGCCCCGACGGGCGCATCCGGGGGGGATCGCCACGGTAAGTAAGGAATTTCGGTACCCTTCACCCATTTTCAAAGCCTGATTATCAGCGGGATGTGTTTTTACCGGCCAAATCGGGTTTGTTCAGAGGTTCCCTAAAGTGACGTTGGGGACGTTACACTAGACTTAATATAGTATTAATTCTAATTTTTTCGGATACGTCGTGGGGGATGTGAAACGGAGCGAGACCCTTAATTTGTGAGTTTTCTTAAGTAGTATGAAAGCCTTCTGGAGCCCTTCTATGGAAAAAGTCATTGCAATCACTCCTCCTCACTGTACCCGCCCCGAAATGGTGATCGCGGCATGCAGAGCCGGGGGCATAGGGGTGGTGGATCTAGGCTACCGCGACATATTCGATTGGTCGGTCGCTAATTTAGGCCGTATTGAATCCAGCGTCGATCGCACCTCGCTTTGGGGTGTCCGCTGGGATACCTTGGGTTTGCCGCAGCGCAGTCCGGAACTATTACTCAAATTATTTCGCCGTTCTCGTCCTGTTCCGATTCTCGTGTTGGCGGGCCAGCAACCCGCTGAATTCCCCCGTTTCCGCGAGCTAACGCGACGGATCGCTCGACAAGCATTCGTCGAGGTTCATGATTTGGAGTCTGCCCGAAGCGCCATTGCCGCCGGATACGACGGTCTGATCGTCAAGGGACACGAGGCGGGCGGCTTGGTGAGCAAGCACTCGACCTTCATCCTGCTCCAAGAACTCCATGGCAAACTGAACGCTCCCTATTGGGTACAGGGAGGGATCGGCCCGCGCAGCGCCGCCGCGGCGATCTTAGCCGGAGCAAGAGGCGTGGTATTGTGCGAACAACTCTGGCTTGCCGACGAAAGTCCTTTCTCCCGCACCGATATGCGCAATGCCTGGAGTCGGCTCGACGGAAGTGAAACCATCCTGCTTGGACCCGATGATGTTCCCTATCGCCTGTTCAGCCGCTGGGGCCGAGGCAAACTTCGCGAACTGGAGCAACGGATTCTGCACGGCGAGCCGTGGCGAGAACGGTTGTCCCAATACCTGGGCGAGGCGGACGATCCGCTATTGCCGTTAGGCCAAGATATTACCTTTGCCGCCCCATTGGCAAAACGTTACGGCACGGTCGGCCGCATCGTCACGGCGATCCGCAACGACATGGAGTCGACCGTGCGACTTGCCCGCTCTCAGAGGGTTTTTTCTCCGGAAAGCCCATTGGCGCGTAGCCACGGCACCCGGTATCCGATCGTGCAGGGTCCCATGACACGGGTCAGCGACACGGCCGCTTTCGCCAAGGCGGTGGCCGATGGCGGGGCGCTGCCCTTTCTCGCGCTGTCCGTGATGCGCAAGCCGCAAGTCCGGGAACTGCTGACGGAGACCCGATCCTTGTTGGGGGAGCAACCTTGGGGCGTGGGATTGCTGGGCTTCATGCCGCTCGAGTTTCGCCAAGAGCAAATCGAGGTGATTCGAGAGATCAAGCCGCCCTTCGCCATCATCGCCGGCGGTCGACCCAGCCAAGCCCGTGAGCTGGAAGAACTGTCGATCGCCACCTATCTGCACGTGCCGTCCCCGGGGCTCTTGCATGGATTCCTCAAGGAAGGCGCACGGAAGTTCATTTTCGAAGGCAGTGAATGCGGCGGGCACACGGGGCCACGGACCAGTTTCATCCTGTGGGAGTCTGCCATCGAGATCCTGCTGACAGCCGAGATCCCGGATGCCGAATCGGTCCATGTCTTATTCGCCGGAGGCATTCATGACGCGGTATCGACCGCCATGCTTTCGGTTCTCGCCGCCCCGCTCGTTGCCCGAGGCATGAAAGTGGGGATATTGATGGGCACCGCGTATCTCTTCACCGAAGAGATCGTGCGCACCGGAGCAATCGTCGAGGAATTTCAGGCGCATGCCGTTACTTGCAAGGAAACGGTTTTGCTGCAATCGGGCGTGGGAGTCTACACCCGTTGCGCCAAAACGGATTTCTGCGATGAGTTCAATCGCAAACGACGCGAGCTGTTGTTGGCACAGGAAAGCGATGACGATATCCTGAAATCGTTGGAGATGCTCAATATCGGCCGTCTGCGCATCGCATCGAAGGGTATCACCCGCAATGATCTGGATCCGACGGCGAAGAGTAGTGGTGATCGATATTTCAAGGTGGACGTTGCGACGCAGCGACGCGAAGGGATGTACATGCTCGGGGAAGTCGCGCGGCTTCGTAATAGTACATTGAAGATCGCCGAACTGCACCAGTCAGTGTCGGAAGGGAGCGGCGAGGTACTTGTTCACGCTAATGAGAATGAGCGCCAGCGTCCGATGCGCGCGGGTCGCGGAGTGACGCAACGAGATATCGCCATCATCGGCATGGCTTGCCTCTTGCCCAAGGCTCAGAACCTGCGCACGTATTGGCAGAATATCATCAACCGAGTGGAGGCCATTCGCGAAGTATCCGAGGACCGTTGGCGTCCCATCGACTTTTTCGATCCCCGACGCGGGATCAAGGACAAAATTTATTCAAAATGGGGCGGTTTTCTCGACGACATCCAATTCGACCCGACTGCATGGGGGATCCCTCCCGCCAGCCTGAAAGCCATCGAACCGATGCAATTGCTGGCATTGGTGGTGGCCCGGCAAGCGCTGGAAGATGCTGCCTTGGAGCGGCGACCGTTTGCCCGTGAACGCACGGCGACCATTTTCGGGGCGGGCGGTATGCATGACCTTGGTACACTCTATATCTTCCGCACCCTCCTCGCTCAATACCTTCCCAAGGTCCCGGGTCTTCCGGAGTCAACGCGGCAACACATCATTAAGTCACTTTATGAAAAGGAGCTGCCGGTCTGGACCGAGGACTCTTTTCCAGGGTTCCTCGGCAACGTGGTGGCGGGTCGGGTCGCCAACCGGCTCGATCTCGGTGGAACCAACTTCACGGTGGACGCAGCCTGCGCCTCTTCTCTAGCCGCGCTGGACGCCGGCATCCGGCAGTTGCGTGATGGTGACGCCGACGTAGCCTTGGTTGGGGCGGTCGATGGCACCAATAATTCCACGTCGTTCATGGCCTTTGCGCAAACCCATGCGCTCTCGCCACGCGGCCGGTGTCGCCCGTTCGACGATAGCGCCGACGGCATCGCCATCGGCGAAGGCGTGGTTGCGTTGGTTCTCAAGCGCCTGGCGGATGCCGAACGCGATGGCGATCGCATTCGTGGCATCATCAAGGGCATCGGAAGTTCCGCCGACGGCCGCAACCGCAGTCTGACGGCTCCGCACCCTCAGGGCCAAGCCCGGGCCTTGCATCGGGCTTACGAGGATGCCGGCGTCGAACCATCCACAGTGACGCTGATCGAGGCGCATGGCACGGGGACCGCCGTGGGCGACAAATCCGAGATCGAGACACTGAACACCGTTTTCGGTGAATCAGGGGCCGAGCCGCAAACGTGCGCGGTCGGTTCAGTGAAGTCGATGATCGGTCACACCAAGGTGACCTCCGGTCTGGCAGCGCTCGCCAAGGCGACACTCGCCCTCGAGCACCGTGTACTGCCGCCGACACTGGGCGTCGAAAAGCCGAATGCCAGCGTGGATTTTGCCCACAGCCCGTTCTATATCTGCACGGAGCCTCGTCCCTGGCTCGCTCCCCCCAAGGGTCATCCCCGCCGCTGTGGGGTGAGTGCCTTCGGGTTCGGCGGCACCAATTTTCATGTCGTGCTGGAGGAGTACACGCGCGGATATCGCGATACGGACACGGTGGACCTCAATCCACGCGACGCCGAACCCTTCGCCTTTTGGGGGGCTGACCGCAAGCATATCGAGCAGACCCTACGATGCCTGTTGGAGGGGCTCGAACATCCGGACTACCTGGATTTCGGGCAACTGGCTCATGCCGTGCACTTGGAACAACAGCGCATTCCGTCTTCCGACCGCAAGTGCCGCTTGGCCTTGGTGGCAACTTCGACGATCGACTTGAGGCAAAAGCTCGAATTGGCATTGCGAGCTCTGGCCGATAACGGCAAAACGGAATTCAAATATCCGCAGGGAATCTACTTCCGGGAAAATATCGATCCGATGGCGGTATGTTTCCTGTTCCCTGGTCAAGGGTCGCAGAAGATCAATATGCTCCGCGACCTGATTCTCGCTCGTCCCGCCCTGCATGAACTTTTCGAACGCGCAGATCGGCTCCTGGCGGACCGTCTCCCCCAGCCGCTTTCCAGGTACATTTACCCACTCCCCGTATTCAGCGACGAAGAGCGGGCACGTCAGCAAACTGCCCTAAATGCCACCCAGATCGCGCAGCCCGCTCTCGGAGTCGTGGAGCTGGCTGCGGCCCGGCTCCTGGAATCCTTCGGCATCAGACCCGACTTCGTCGCCGGGCACAGTTACGGCGAGTACGTGGCCCTGTGTGCGGCAGGGGGAGTCAACCCCGATGACCTCATCCGGCTATCAGAAATCCGCGGACGCATCGCCGCCAACGCAGGGCGCGAATCCGGTGGAGCGATGGCGGCGGTAAGCGGTGATGGTCCCGGCACCGAAGCGCTCATCGCCAAACATGGTTTGCCCGTGCATATCGCCAATTTCAATACCCCCGATCAAACGATCATCGCCGGGCCCAGTGCGGCGATCGATCAGGCGGTGGCCGTTCTCAGTGGGGGATCGCTACGGGTCACCAAACTGCAGGTGAGCGGTGCGTTCCATTGTCCTATGATGAGCGATGCGCGCGATGCTCTCGCGGCAGAACTGTCTCGGATCAAGTTCACGACACCGACCATCCCAGTTTACAGCAACACCACGGCGGGCCGTTATCCCGACAAACCCGGAGACGTTTGTGCTCTCCTGACCCGGCATATCGTCGAACCCGTGCGTTTCGTGGAAGAGGTGAACCACCTCTATGAGGCGGGTGCCCGCGTTTTCATCGAGGTCGGACCGGGCTCGGTGTTGACTGGGATTGTAGACCGCATTCTGGCAGAGCGGCCCCACACGGCCTTGGGGATCGATGCTCCGGGGCGTCCCGGCTGGCTGCAACTGGCCCATGCAATGACCCATTTGTTCACCCTAGGGGTGCCGGTAACCTTCCAAACGTGGTTCCAAGGCCGAGGATTCAAGGATTTCGCTCCGGCCGATTCGTTCGCCGAGGCAGAGAGGAAAGCCCATCCAGGCCCCCTAACCTGGAGAATCAACGGAGGCAGGGCAGCGCCTTGGGAGATCAAAACGGACAAAGCGGACGGAATCCAGGATACCGTTCCTCTTTCTCTACCTGAGCAAGGAGCCGCCCTTGACGCGCCGGCCCCGGCCAAAACTGTCGGTCCGGAACACCAGGAAAACCGTATCCTTGCCCCAAATCAAAGGAGTAACATCATGAATACTACGGAAATGACCCATTGGACAGAGACAACCGAACATGCAAGCCCCCCACCGGCAGTCCCCCCACCGGCAGTAAGCGACGCCCGCCTCGCCTTTGTGCAGCAAAGTCTTGCCCAATTCATCGACCTGCAAAAGGAGCAACAGCAGACATTGCGCCATTTCCTGAGCTTTTTGCACGCGAATCTTGCCGGTACGGAGCTGCCACTGCAGGGATGGCAGACGGAATCTCAGGCCATCGCACCGCAACCTTTGCAAACACAGGCAGTCCCACCCAGCCCGCCACGAGGAGTGGTCCTCGCCGCGGTTCCACCCGCCCCAGTATTGCCCAACCAGATACTTGCCGCGAGTGGCCCGGTGACTCCAAGCGCTCCGATCGTCCAGAATGCATCAGTTCGTCCGCAGGAGTCGGCATCCAAGGCCCACAACGTGGTTCCCTTACCCAATGCGTTCCCTCCCCAAGCAGCCAAGGCTGGAGGTAATCTCGCGCCTACGGAACAATTCAAGGCCGATTTGCTTCGGGCGATCGCGGAGCGTACCGGCTATCCGGAAGAGATGCTCGACTTGGATGCACACATGGAGGCGGATCTCGGCATCGACTCCATCAAGCGCATCGAAGTGTTCAGCATGTTGAAGGACCAGCACAACCTTCTGGAAGGGCGGGATGAAGAAACCGTCATCGAGGAGCTGTCGGGCCTGAAGACCCTGAATGAAATCATCGCTTGGTATGACCGCTTGCGTGAATCGGGGTCGGAAGCGAAGGAAGGAGGGATTCCATCCCCAAAAAAATCCCAGACTCCGCCGTCAGTCTCGCCGGTTGAGACGGCGGAGTCCAGACCGACTGCATACGAGCCGGCGGATCCCGTAAGATGTTATGCGTTAAAACCGGTGCCGGCACCCTGGAACGGAACGCTTACTGGTTTCTGCGAGCTACCCTTGCTCTTACTCGGACCGGCCGGGGAGGTCACCGAGACTTTCAGGCAAACATTGGCGGATGAAGGGCATACCGTATGGCGGATCGTCCCGGGCCAGGAAACGGTCAGCCGGGAAGACGGATTGTTCGAGGTAGACTTCACTTCACCGAATACAGTCGAGAAACTGAAAGCTTTGGTGGCGAATACGGGAAAGACGCCGGGGGGCCTCATCAATGTTCTCGGCGTAGCAACGCCCGACGATTCGTTGGGCGGCAGAACCGATCCGGCACGGATCCTGTTTCTCACTATGAAAGCATTGGGAAGCAGCCTTGAGGAAGGCGTATCTGCCGGTGGGGGCTGGCTCGTCAATGTTACTGCCATGGATGGGCAGTTTGGCCTCGGAGGCACCGGAATATTTTCCGTGGGGGGTGCGGGCAGTCACGGCGTTGCCAAGTCGGCAGCACGGGAGTGGCCTCAGTTACGGCTTAAATGCGTCGACCTTCAGACAGCATTGAGTCCTTCCCAATGGGCGGAAAACTTGGTCATGGAATTGCATTGTGGGGATTCCGCACCGGAGGTGGGCTTCACCACTTCCGGGCGCTGGCGGCTGGAGCTGGAATCTTACGATAGCGAAAGCGGTCTTTCTGGACCGGAGCTCGAACCTGGCGCAGTAATACTGGCTATGGGTGGCGCTCAGGGAATCACAAGCGACATCGTGAAATTCATGGCGCAACGGTACCAGGCACAGTTCGTACTGGTCGGGCGGACGCATCTTCCTAAGGAAGAAGGGGAATCGACCCGACATATCACCGATCCAGGAGAATTACGTCAATTTCTTATCGGCGAACAAAAGGCAAAAAGCGAACATAAAGTC from Methylococcus geothermalis encodes:
- a CDS encoding type I polyketide synthase, coding for MEKVIAITPPHCTRPEMVIAACRAGGIGVVDLGYRDIFDWSVANLGRIESSVDRTSLWGVRWDTLGLPQRSPELLLKLFRRSRPVPILVLAGQQPAEFPRFRELTRRIARQAFVEVHDLESARSAIAAGYDGLIVKGHEAGGLVSKHSTFILLQELHGKLNAPYWVQGGIGPRSAAAAILAGARGVVLCEQLWLADESPFSRTDMRNAWSRLDGSETILLGPDDVPYRLFSRWGRGKLRELEQRILHGEPWRERLSQYLGEADDPLLPLGQDITFAAPLAKRYGTVGRIVTAIRNDMESTVRLARSQRVFSPESPLARSHGTRYPIVQGPMTRVSDTAAFAKAVADGGALPFLALSVMRKPQVRELLTETRSLLGEQPWGVGLLGFMPLEFRQEQIEVIREIKPPFAIIAGGRPSQARELEELSIATYLHVPSPGLLHGFLKEGARKFIFEGSECGGHTGPRTSFILWESAIEILLTAEIPDAESVHVLFAGGIHDAVSTAMLSVLAAPLVARGMKVGILMGTAYLFTEEIVRTGAIVEEFQAHAVTCKETVLLQSGVGVYTRCAKTDFCDEFNRKRRELLLAQESDDDILKSLEMLNIGRLRIASKGITRNDLDPTAKSSGDRYFKVDVATQRREGMYMLGEVARLRNSTLKIAELHQSVSEGSGEVLVHANENERQRPMRAGRGVTQRDIAIIGMACLLPKAQNLRTYWQNIINRVEAIREVSEDRWRPIDFFDPRRGIKDKIYSKWGGFLDDIQFDPTAWGIPPASLKAIEPMQLLALVVARQALEDAALERRPFARERTATIFGAGGMHDLGTLYIFRTLLAQYLPKVPGLPESTRQHIIKSLYEKELPVWTEDSFPGFLGNVVAGRVANRLDLGGTNFTVDAACASSLAALDAGIRQLRDGDADVALVGAVDGTNNSTSFMAFAQTHALSPRGRCRPFDDSADGIAIGEGVVALVLKRLADAERDGDRIRGIIKGIGSSADGRNRSLTAPHPQGQARALHRAYEDAGVEPSTVTLIEAHGTGTAVGDKSEIETLNTVFGESGAEPQTCAVGSVKSMIGHTKVTSGLAALAKATLALEHRVLPPTLGVEKPNASVDFAHSPFYICTEPRPWLAPPKGHPRRCGVSAFGFGGTNFHVVLEEYTRGYRDTDTVDLNPRDAEPFAFWGADRKHIEQTLRCLLEGLEHPDYLDFGQLAHAVHLEQQRIPSSDRKCRLALVATSTIDLRQKLELALRALADNGKTEFKYPQGIYFRENIDPMAVCFLFPGQGSQKINMLRDLILARPALHELFERADRLLADRLPQPLSRYIYPLPVFSDEERARQQTALNATQIAQPALGVVELAAARLLESFGIRPDFVAGHSYGEYVALCAAGGVNPDDLIRLSEIRGRIAANAGRESGGAMAAVSGDGPGTEALIAKHGLPVHIANFNTPDQTIIAGPSAAIDQAVAVLSGGSLRVTKLQVSGAFHCPMMSDARDALAAELSRIKFTTPTIPVYSNTTAGRYPDKPGDVCALLTRHIVEPVRFVEEVNHLYEAGARVFIEVGPGSVLTGIVDRILAERPHTALGIDAPGRPGWLQLAHAMTHLFTLGVPVTFQTWFQGRGFKDFAPADSFAEAERKAHPGPLTWRINGGRAAPWEIKTDKADGIQDTVPLSLPEQGAALDAPAPAKTVGPEHQENRILAPNQRSNIMNTTEMTHWTETTEHASPPPAVPPPAVSDARLAFVQQSLAQFIDLQKEQQQTLRHFLSFLHANLAGTELPLQGWQTESQAIAPQPLQTQAVPPSPPRGVVLAAVPPAPVLPNQILAASGPVTPSAPIVQNASVRPQESASKAHNVVPLPNAFPPQAAKAGGNLAPTEQFKADLLRAIAERTGYPEEMLDLDAHMEADLGIDSIKRIEVFSMLKDQHNLLEGRDEETVIEELSGLKTLNEIIAWYDRLRESGSEAKEGGIPSPKKSQTPPSVSPVETAESRPTAYEPADPVRCYALKPVPAPWNGTLTGFCELPLLLLGPAGEVTETFRQTLADEGHTVWRIVPGQETVSREDGLFEVDFTSPNTVEKLKALVANTGKTPGGLINVLGVATPDDSLGGRTDPARILFLTMKALGSSLEEGVSAGGGWLVNVTAMDGQFGLGGTGIFSVGGAGSHGVAKSAAREWPQLRLKCVDLQTALSPSQWAENLVMELHCGDSAPEVGFTTSGRWRLELESYDSESGLSGPELEPGAVILAMGGAQGITSDIVKFMAQRYQAQFVLVGRTHLPKEEGESTRHITDPGELRQFLIGEQKAKSEHKVKPAEVEAELKRILKIRELRGNLDFLKEAGVKVEYHAVDVRDAEMFGQLIDDLYARLGRIDGVLHGAGIIEDKLVRDKSEASFDAVYQTKVVPALTLERKLRFESLKFLVFFSSVAGRFGNIGQCDYSAANEVLNKLADRLSLEWPNVHTVSINWGPWDSGMVNDELRRLYATRNIHLIPVATGTRRFMEALGNPPGQAPELVITASLDSIAAVNRKTKLRENIPKDLTPC
- a CDS encoding IS5 family transposase (programmed frameshift) gives rise to the protein MKQTTFASLAFDRKKKQTRREKFLAEMEQAVPWPELLAVIEPHYPKAGRRGRQPYPLATMLRLYFLQQWYALSDPGLEDALYEIESMRRFAGLELADDALPDETTILNFRRLLERHELTAKLMNAINDVLEARGLLLKGGTMVDATIIHAAPSTKNKAKTRDPEMHQTKKGHQWFFGMKVHVGADVHTGVAHTVSVTPAHAADISQLPNLLREDDRLILGDAGYVNDTYKRAARQAGVVWGVALKARPKRRLGAAQKRRNRRMSSIRSRVEHLFRVMKRQFGYTKTRYRGLAKNAAQVLTLIGLTHLYLKMRALMT
- a CDS encoding transposase family protein: MLFVGGMVAGSVHDDALMKQLFDPALSWFDGADVWLDLGFFGAAADDGNKARIHLPHKKPRTSKNNPHAALTVQPIRENKKQARTRISVEHSIGGMKTFHCLMHRIRNRLNIFIDGFFGLAAGLWNLKMSL
- a CDS encoding helix-turn-helix domain-containing protein, which gives rise to MEETSERTVRALIGMNKAQFAKLYPIFEEAYAEIQQERVRQGEIKRVQKGGHVGYLDRMDKKLFFILYYLKTYCTFDVLGFHFGLSSGHAHRHVEQLLPVLRRSLAKLDLLPERALTTPGEMMKLIEKHGDLIIDGVECGCVRPQDDDQQKARYSGKKNDIRLKP